From a single Terriglobia bacterium genomic region:
- a CDS encoding S41 family peptidase → MMRNGSGALAILIVVTSSLICGFLGGRMATGPVPPRPDEFPGSFIEALDVIQRNYVDKIEADRLFYSAIKGMLHALDPHSSFFDPREFARLREEQRSSYFGVGANVRRLRRDSGRVVIIEPPVPESPAARSGLRAGDVITHIGGEAIDNLTRDEVVDRLHGPHGSWVTITAERLGVRNPLQFKVERDEIPIPSVPHAFEVSPGTGYIKIDRFSESTAAELNQKLESLAPARLSGLILDLRNNPGGLLSQAIDVADLFLARGQMIVSTKGRARSSAKIYRAPSRGRIRIPVVVLINGQSASASEIVAGALQDHDRALILGETSFGKALVQSVYSLGNVTGMALTTARYYTPSGRQIQRDYSGTLLDYYYLGGGLARAGEPREVRQTDSGRKVLGGGGITPDLEVPDRKLNHFETLLSSQYIFFEYALRLASGQTAAAGNFRLPLNRAEVRPRPDRSPVPIPDPEITDAILTDFKDYLRSRNIEFKEDDIQENIDFIKRGIKQEVYTSAFGRLAGVKIAIQADNQVKKAIELLPEASLLMTTGHTSLRALQK, encoded by the coding sequence ATGATGAGGAATGGATCTGGAGCGCTCGCGATCCTGATAGTCGTAACGTCATCGCTCATTTGCGGCTTCCTGGGCGGCCGCATGGCTACGGGCCCGGTGCCGCCCCGCCCGGATGAGTTTCCCGGCAGTTTTATCGAGGCGCTCGACGTCATTCAGCGGAACTACGTGGACAAGATTGAGGCGGACCGGCTCTTTTACTCTGCCATCAAGGGGATGCTGCACGCGTTGGATCCCCATTCCAGCTTTTTCGATCCGCGGGAGTTCGCGCGGCTGCGCGAAGAGCAGCGCAGCTCGTATTTCGGTGTGGGCGCCAACGTTCGGCGCCTGCGGCGCGATAGCGGCCGGGTGGTCATCATAGAGCCGCCGGTCCCTGAGTCGCCGGCCGCACGCAGCGGCCTGCGGGCGGGCGATGTGATCACTCATATCGGGGGGGAGGCCATTGACAATCTCACCCGGGATGAAGTCGTGGATCGCCTGCACGGACCGCATGGCAGCTGGGTGACCATCACCGCGGAACGGTTGGGCGTCCGCAACCCGCTGCAATTCAAAGTGGAGCGGGATGAAATACCCATTCCTTCGGTGCCGCACGCATTCGAAGTCAGCCCGGGCACGGGGTACATCAAGATCGACCGCTTCTCGGAGTCGACGGCGGCAGAACTGAACCAGAAGCTGGAAAGTCTGGCGCCCGCCCGGCTCTCGGGATTGATTCTCGATCTCAGGAACAATCCCGGAGGCCTGCTCAGCCAGGCTATCGATGTGGCGGACCTGTTTCTGGCGCGCGGCCAGATGATCGTGTCCACCAAAGGGCGTGCGCGGAGCTCGGCCAAAATCTATCGGGCGCCCAGCCGGGGAAGGATTCGCATCCCTGTTGTCGTTCTGATTAACGGTCAGAGCGCCAGTGCTTCCGAGATCGTAGCCGGCGCCCTCCAGGACCATGACCGGGCTTTGATCCTGGGGGAAACCAGCTTCGGCAAGGCCTTGGTCCAATCGGTCTACTCCCTGGGCAACGTCACCGGCATGGCGTTGACTACCGCCAGGTATTACACACCGAGCGGACGCCAGATCCAGCGTGATTATTCCGGCACCCTCCTCGACTACTACTACCTCGGCGGCGGGCTGGCGCGCGCAGGCGAACCGCGGGAAGTCAGGCAGACGGACAGCGGTCGAAAGGTGCTGGGCGGAGGGGGCATTACTCCTGACCTCGAAGTGCCGGACCGAAAACTCAACCATTTCGAGACGCTGCTGTCCTCCCAGTATATATTCTTTGAATATGCGCTCCGGCTGGCGTCGGGCCAGACGGCCGCCGCGGGCAACTTCAGGCTGCCCCTCAACCGCGCGGAAGTTCGTCCCCGCCCTGATCGGAGTCCGGTGCCGATTCCGGATCCGGAAATCACCGACGCGATTCTGACAGACTTCAAGGACTACCTGCGCAGCCGAAACATCGAATTCAAAGAAGATGACATTCAGGAGAATATCGATTTTATAAAGCGTGGTATCAAACAGGAAGTCTATACCTCCGCCTTTGGGCGGCTGGCGGGTGTCAAGATAGCAATCCAGGCCGATAACCAGGTAAAGAAGGCGATCGAACTGCTGCCGGAAGCCAGCTTGTTGATGACCACGGGCCATACGAGCCTGCGTGCTCTGCAGAAATAG
- a CDS encoding YciI family protein, with translation MKYFAAFLPMRDLVKSQELRPAHVEFLDRKQKEGAIFARGRFSDGAGGLVIYRADSLEEARKIAESDPYVKNGARSLELHEWEMKRSE, from the coding sequence ATGAAATACTTTGCAGCGTTCTTACCGATGCGTGACTTGGTAAAGAGCCAGGAGTTGCGACCTGCGCACGTCGAGTTTCTTGACCGGAAGCAGAAGGAGGGCGCAATCTTCGCGCGCGGCCGTTTCTCAGATGGGGCGGGTGGGTTGGTTATTTACAGAGCCGACTCATTGGAAGAAGCCCGGAAAATCGCCGAGAGCGACCCGTACGTTAAGAATGGGGCGCGGTCCCTCGAACTGCACGAGTGGGAGATGAAGCGCTCCGAATAA
- a CDS encoding DsbA family protein, whose amino-acid sequence MTPTPVRPKRRENRIPLPAASTLLAAVLCLLQPGQPKPNLFAATGQTGTVKPAELYFCGNAASPIRIEVFSDYQCPHCRDFYLGIIKPLIKDYAETKKVYVVYHDFPLDMHPLARSAARLALAAMRLGRERWLRVTDALYTTQDQWAQDGKFDAVLAKVLDPAELVRLNKLASDPAIEVALAHELTLGRSRNITSTPTYFVITETGRQQRLTQVLPYPVIKDYIDRFLKQ is encoded by the coding sequence ATGACTCCAACACCAGTGCGACCGAAGCGGCGCGAAAACCGGATCCCCCTACCGGCCGCTTCCACGCTGCTGGCGGCGGTACTATGCCTGCTGCAACCAGGCCAACCGAAGCCGAACCTGTTCGCGGCAACCGGGCAAACCGGCACAGTAAAACCGGCAGAACTCTACTTCTGCGGCAATGCCGCCTCTCCCATAAGAATAGAGGTGTTCTCGGACTATCAGTGCCCCCACTGCCGTGACTTTTATCTCGGGATCATCAAACCTCTGATCAAAGACTATGCCGAGACTAAAAAGGTTTATGTGGTCTACCACGATTTTCCATTGGACATGCATCCATTGGCGCGCTCGGCTGCACGCCTCGCGCTCGCTGCCATGCGTCTCGGCAGGGAGCGATGGCTGCGGGTGACTGACGCGCTGTACACCACACAGGATCAGTGGGCCCAGGACGGCAAATTCGACGCCGTCCTCGCCAAAGTTCTGGATCCTGCAGAATTAGTCCGCCTGAACAAGCTGGCCTCGGATCCGGCGATTGAGGTCGCCCTCGCGCACGAATTGACTTTGGGACGCAGCCGCAACATCACTTCGACCCCCACCTACTTTGTCATCACCGAAACAGGCCGCCAGCAGCGGTTGACCCAGGTGCTTCCCTACCCCGTCATCAAGGATTACATCGACCGATTTCTTAAGCAATAA